GAACTGCCTCAAAACTGTATCACGTCCTTTTGAAATCATTGTCACTTATTTCAGTAATGAATGCTGTATTAATACatcgaaaaaaaaacatttttctcacTCCAACATTAAGGCTCTGAATGTAAATGTTCTCACAATATGACCAGAGCAAACATGGATGTAAATTATGACTCATCAAGTTAAATTATGATCTTATTGGACATCCATTTAAGATTTCTAACATGCCAAATTCAGTTTAATAACTGAGACTTATCTGATGCTATTAATTCAGTTCTTTTGTTACGTTTTCAAGATAACTGTTTGTTGTCACGTTTATCTTtttcacccaaaatttaaaatgacaaagcATCCCAAAGTTTACATTTGGTCCTTGACAACATCAGGTCTGATATGAATTGATTTGACTGAACTTTGAAGCaatcaaattaaatgaaacacTCAAGTGCAACATGTGAATGTGCTCTCTCTCTTTGTATTCTAATGACTCAGATGTTTTGCATAGGAAAAACCACCTCGTATGAAAGCAGGTAGGTCTGACACATTTAGGGAAGAATAGATGAGGCTCCTTGGTTTACTGTTTGCCGTTTACAGGAACAAAAATTCTATGTTTGACGTGGAGAATAAGTGTGTTCTGTTTTACTCTTTATCATCAGTTGAGTAGCAATTAATAATATGGGATGATTtagtacaggaaaaaaaaaaaacattatatctgCATAAAACAAAATCACTGAAATGTGATCCTGTTATTGTAATAGAAGTCTGAAAAGAGAAATATAACTGCAATGCATCTTTCTCTTTGCAGAAAAGAGTGCAGAGCTTCCATTTACCATGACATAGTTGCAGATGTTATCAAAGCTTCTTCCGGTCTTGAGACTGAGAAGTCTGTGATCCTGTTTGAGAGAGAGGATTTAAAAAGTCCTTATAAATATGTAGAGAATTATGACagtttgtgtgaactatccctttgagggAGGTATTAATTCTTTAGCTTCAGTGCATTAATATTGAATTACTGAAAACACTCTGGACAATAATGGGTTATATGGAAACTTTTGCCAAAAAGATTCCACCTCTCAAGAGGAATAAGCAAATGGAATAAGCACTTCAaagataatagaaaaaaatattacagtttagaTATTTTAAGCCTCTCACTAGTCACAAACCAGGTAAACAGTACTAAAAGATTACTATGGTAAATACATTTCTTTCCATAATAGGGTGCATGAGCTGCAAATCAAGACTTTCCACTCTTCAGAATCTTCATTCTTTGTGACCAGGATGTGTAGGAAACAGCAGTTTGGACCTGATGCTTTCActatatgaatgaattaatgaaagatTGTCCTGTTTAAGGGAAATTCATCTTGGACAAGCATACTTTTATCCGTAGCAAAAAATGTTACCTCTGTCGCAATCTATAACACAGACCGCTGATGTGAGAAGACCAGCATAACGAACTGTTTATATAAACACCCAATTATTTATACGATGAATCCTGTTCAATTATTGTTCCATGTATCAGTATTTATGTACTATAACTATATCCATCAAATTTAATCCAACGAATTCTCTTTAAACATAATACATACCCCGTCACACTCTCACAAACtaaaattttcaattattttaatttgtacactAATTTATATCATGAATTTTCATATTATGAACATttctaaaattgtaaaataatcataaattacATTGTGTATGTTTCATATGTGTTTTATTCTGTGATGGGAATGACTCggcatgtatttaattttttttcacacaaattttttttaaaataagtttatcatcatattttaaaacatatatgtaATGTTCGCTACAAAAATGAGacacataaacataaatataccTAAAGTTGAAGAAACACCGATATAGTTTCTCATTTCTATGCATAATCTTACTGTAGACTAAtcttaatatctcacaataatcTAATTTTAGAATAATATAGACTAATCTTAAAGGcatggttcaccccaaaatttgtGGTTCCCATTGACGTTCATAGTAGGAAaagaaatacaatggaagtcaatgggaaccatcCACTCTCTGATTAGCAGCaatcttcagaatatcttattttgtacTTAACacaagaaagcaactcatacaggtttggatcgacatgacggtgagtaaatgacagaattttcatttttgggtgaactacccctttaatatatattaacactCACCCCAGGCCGATAGATGGCGATGATGACGTCGCGATTGTTTTCAAACCTCAGAAGAAGACAGCGGTTCAGCTTTGTTTACTTTTAAGATGACTGCTCAATTGCATACATTTTCTGAAAGCACTGGCTATCTAGTTTAGAACCAGACAAtagaatgtaagaaaaaaaaaaaagaagaaacacacACGACATGGAGGAATCGTGGGATTTTGAATTCTTGTCTCGAATGGTTGACAATCTGGTTTCCTTTCTGTCCGAGTTTGTGGACGATTGGTTGGCCAACGACATGAGAGTTACAGTGTTTAAGATACTGTTCACCTGGCTCATCATCAGTCTCGTAGCCATCCACTTTGCCTGGAAAATGTACGGGAACACTGTCAACGATATGTACTACAGACAGGGTGAGTATTTTCAGAGGCGCTCCATTATGTTGCTCCACCTTATCAATAATAATTCCAATAAAGCGGCAGTTGAATACAACTTTGTGTCTGCATATACCTGTATTTTGTCCCCTTTAAAAGGTAGTTATTAGACTAAATATGATTGTTCATATGATTCTTCAGGGACTGGAGGACAGAATGGCGGGGCACCTGACACTGCGCCTCACCTGAGCGGATGGTAAgaattaaaaggggtcatatgatgcgatgtaaatgttcttttctctttggagtgttacaagctcttggtggatgaagaaaatctgtaaagttgcaaagacttaagtctcaaatccaaagagatatattttttatcaaagttaaaacTGCCACGCCCCCCCAAAACAgttcattcaaacacgcccccatgtctacgtcactatgtggaaatatttgcgtaatgccgccccaaatgttcatacaaagaaggtgtggtttcagtaacacaagTTAAGCAGCCATGTcggggagatgctgtgtgtatctaggcgaaagcaaaagcacttttttttggGCTTCAGGAAGTAGATGCATTTAAGATGCATCTTTAAGACttcttacaacagaacagcaacgcatatTATGGATgactgtttcgtgaacctaggagaagaggtaattctgactttgctatgacaatctggcgcttctgaatcagctactgtagtTATGTTCTGCTATTAgcttaagtatttgctattgaatatTCATATCCAGAGTTTTGCgcattgtgtgtgtctgtgttagggctgtgcaaaaaatcaaatgcgattttcatgcgcatctcatcagttaagatgctcctgtaattagaagtatatctccagcacgtgcgttcagatcagggttgccaggttttcacaacaaatcctgcccagttgcttcttaaaactaatCCAAAACTAGCcaaatcgcgtttccaggaggttccccaataaaaatagcattttttggaagggttgccttggtaaaattcgcattttaggggctcaatatcacgttattggtattggggttgcttcaaaccgtggacatgaaaaacaatcgcagactATCCGttataacaaatacacaaaataacaatctttaaaaaaaagcatcatgcaTCAagcatgacccctttaagtgaccaacctatttttttttattttgagtcatgcacataacaaataaacaaaatacgtGGAATGGTTTGTCATGAACCAGTGTCCTGAAAATATATGGTACTTATCAGTATATGATGCTAACGCTATATTTGCCTCATTTTTAACATCTGATGGCTTATCTTGTGGCTCACAACACATGCCACCCATTTTAGCTTAAATTTTGATTGTTTTACCTGCAGGTAGCATTATGTTGTGCAGGTAGTACAAAATGTCAGAATACGGAATGATTGAGTGAGATCATAGCATTTGAAGTGTACAGAGGATAGACAGAAACATGCTTTAATTCTAATGTAATAAAAAACACTATTATTGCACTATTATAAcactattataaaacattattgaaaaaaaaaaatggcatgtaGTTCTAAACACACAAGTATTTTGTTTTAAAGGTAATTTATGCATAGCCCTGTTGTAAATACTGCTGTTCCATTGTCAAGtctaatatttttctaataatttttccTAGGGAAAGTGCAGCTGGTGATGCCATGAAAACCCACCGTGAGTGATTTACTGTACCTGCAACTGGATTAAGATGACAGACACACACGATGGCAATTACATTACTTCAAGAAGACTAAATAATCATAACTTCTGCCTCTGAATCAGTTTTACTTGTGAAGATGTCTGTGACGAACTGTGGTGCAAAACTCAAGGTCCAAACACATAAATATATGCTCTAAAATACTAGACAGAATGGTGCTGTGCACGGCAAAGAAAGCATTAAAGGAGCATGCTGTGATATATAGCAGCTTTAATATCTTTTTTAGAATGCTTTAATTTATTTGGATTGAAACTTGAACCATTCTTACACAGTATCATTCGACTAAGAACTGACAGGAATACTACTCTAAATGAAGATCCCAAATGTTCACATAGTCATCTGGTCTGTATGTagaaatcaaacatttaatttcagtgttgtAAGAAAATAGACTTGACTgttcagagataaaaaaaaaaaaaaatacatcaagtGTGCCTCTACCAGTTTTCAGTCCAAGAGGTTACTGCTGTCTTTTTtcagtgaaaataataaatactatttgtATATGATTATGTATTcgttttctgttatttatttcatAAGTAAATTGTATTTCAGTCAGTGTATAGCAGTTCACATTGAAAAGCAACTTACTTTGGTTCAGGACCAAGCAGGAGTCATCCAGTCATCCAGGAAACAAAAATATTAGTGGTTAAAATAAGTggcattatgaaaaaaaatcctCCATAATTTTGTTGCTTCCAGACATAAAACATCCTGGAGTCAAATTATTGGAAGTCTCTTTGGGCTGATAGTGGCAGCAGCATAGCATGCACATCCATCACATTGGTTCCTGTCAGTCCAGGCATGAGTAACCGTCGTCCTTCAGAGAGCTGTGAGAAAAATGTGAACGAATCATTATCGATGAGAGAAACTTTGATGTCCAGACCTTGAGACATGGCTTCTTTCATCAATTCCCCATCAGTGATGGCTCCAGCTGCCTCAGTTGGGCCATCCTGTCCATCGGTTCCTCCACTGAGGAACACTGCAGCACTCTTTACTTCATCCCTACTGAGCTCAAGCCCCACCCGCAGAGCCAACTCCTGGTTCCTCCCTCCCCTGCCCTTTCCTGTCAGTTTCACAGTGGGTTCCCCTCCAGCCAGAAGACAGGTCACACCCCAGCCTTCCTTCCTCTCCTCTACGAGCATGTTCATGGTGCGACACAAGTCCCAGCTTTCTACCCCAACCTCTGGTCCAAGCTGAAGGATCTCTGCAGTGAGTTCTGGGGGAGTTTCCTTTTCTGGGGAGCACGCAAAACGAGAGAGCAGCCCGTATAGTCGTGCAACAGAGTGAACGTCACCACATATGCCTGGAGACAGAATGATGGGTCGAAGTCCTAATTCAACAGCCTTACGGCTGGCACATTCAAGAGCAATAGTGTTTGAGCCAATTACGACATTTAAAACATGGTCTTTTTGGACTTCTGCCTGTTTTTGCACCTGCGACCCATAATGGGCTCTACCTTTACTAAGCACCTCATTCATAGAggaaggaagagagaaagagagcttaTAACGATCCAAGATAGCCCAGACCTCCTCTGGTTTGAAGTCACTCATGACTGTTGGGCCGCTGGCTATCAAATCCAGAGGATCTCCAATAACATCTGACAGAATCAATGCCACTACCTTAAGGAGAATGTGGTGTCAGAATAAATATTATGCTCAACTAATGGAGAATTgctcaaaaagtttttttgtgttttcttttggtGATGTAATAGTGTTACCTGGGCTGGGTTGGCACACTGGGCAAGACCTCCACCCTTCAACAATGACAGGGCTCGCCTTACTGTATTTAACTCCTGAATAGTGGCCCCTGCTGCTGCGAGTTTTCGTGTCACATCCTGTTTCTCCTGCAAGGACATGGGTGGGGCTGGAGCAGGTAAAAGAGCAGAACCACCACCTGTACATAGATgcacataaagaaaaaatataaatatttcaagaaCTTTTAGAAAATACAATggtttttttctgaaagaaatttatattttattcagtaaagattgattaaattgatcaaaagtgacttcaAAGAcactagaaataaataaataattttttattcaattaaataaatctttacatcaaagaatcctaaaaaaaaaaaatgcatcactgtttccacacaaatattaagcaattTTTaacactgattttttatttattttttttttttttgagtgccaAATTACAATGGTTAGAATGAAATACATCATAAAATCTaatcatatacaaataaaatcattattatatattgcagtaatttttcattaaattacactttaactgtatttttgatcaaataaatgtggcaCTGGTGAgctgacttctttcaaaaacattaaaacatcccAATCTTTTAAATCATAGTGCACACTGTCAAAGgaaaatatatgaagaaaataaGTTTGGGTACCAGAGATGAGCACGAGCAGCAGATCTTTCTCAGTCAGACCACTGGCTAGTTCTCGAATACACTCTGCTGACTTCTGGGCATCTGTATCTGGTAAATTTTTCTTTGCTCCTTCCATCACGGTAATTCTGCTGTTCTTCTTAAGGAGCATCTTCCTGTCCGGACATACAACAAGATCATTTCTGTAACTAACATCCAGACTGTACTGTGTGCAgctaaatacaaaatgaaaaccTAGCTGAAAACTCTGAAGCCAGTTTGACGTCAGGCCTACAtgactatatattatattttgcataaaaccTGTTTGAAGGATCAGTGAATTTTTCTTGCATTGTGATATTTTCATGGCAGTTAAGCAATTCCACCCCTAattcttattaataaaatgaatgcatgaatgaacgaatagtacaataataataaagaaaatattctggattttatattttaataaacaaagtagataaacaaaatacttaaaactgtacaatttaattaataaatcattaattaataataaaccaATTTCTTGTCACATTACAGTATAATGAGAATATGTCACATTACAGAAGTGTACCGTACTCTTACTACATTTTCTGGGCAACCACTGACCAACTAGTCAACTAGTGAAAATCCAagtatatttttgtgtaaattgctCTTTAAACAGAAGCAATTTACAATATGAAATTTTAAAAAAGCACTTCAAATACTTACTCTTTTCCATGAATGTATAGTGTTTTCTGGATACCATGAGGCACACTGACCACCCCTTTAATTAGATGGTCTCCTACAATCCTCTCCGCTTCGGCTGCCATCCCCAGTACAGCTTTTCCAAAGCCCACCAGATAAAGGTTATTGGCAAGTGTGAAACTCTGTCCACCTACAAGTAGTTTGTCTCCATGTCGCTCCAGACTCCTGCGGACCACTATGTCTGGCTGCACACCTTCAACTGCTGCAGAAAACACAGCTCGGGCTCGAGTGTCTAATGATGACATACTTCGAAAACACAATGATGCTAATTTCACCGGCAGTGGGTGCTTCAGGTGAAGAAAACGTGACAGAGCAATAATTTGAGCCATAATCCAATCAAACTATCCACATCAGATGAAGAGAACCACTTAAGGCCTGAGGGGATAAAGAGATATAAAACAGACAGATTATTattagtaaatataataaaaaaatataatttaccaaCAATCTTATGTTTGAATTTTAAGAAACCAGTAAAGCGTTCCTCACATCACTATAACTATAACACACTGGCAAAACAGCTTGAAAATTACAGCTTTAATGTTACCCAAATTCACTCTGGTGAGGTGTAATCTCATCTGTTTTAAACCTCAAAAAGCATTATGATCTGATGTGAACAGATGTCGAAATACAGCAGGGTCACCAAATCTGCCAAGGTAACATTAGAGGTTATCGAAATACGTTACTCCCACTTTTTCCACTCACAATTTGGCGActctaaaatattttctaaaatatttcatatCTTCAGCGAGCcagaaatatttaatgttttcaattttaactCAAAACATTGGTCCATTCTGGGACTGAGGCAAACAACTTCTGATAATTTCCCAAGCTGGGATGGTGGGGCAGTAATTAACTTGATGCAGATGATATCAAAATATTGACTGATATAAATGTctgtcattatattatttaatattactaaaatattgttatacagttaaaacatttttgtattgtGTTATAATGTGGccttttctttatattatttatcttgttattacaatttagaaaTAATGTAACTTGGACTGCATATCCAATGcagattaaaatacataaataagtaaaaaacgaCCATTAAACCAAACTACCAAATGTAATCAActataaacaaaatgaataaataatacatattttctaTCACAACATCAGTGTCCTTGAGATCCCCTTTCAAACACCATCCTTACACAGCCTTCATTGAGTTTATGAGAACGTACCTGCAAACTGTTCCTGGCAATTCTGAAGCTCTTTTAAGAGCTGGCAAAATCATTAGAGAACTGCTTATACACTAGAGCCTGTGTACTGAGTGAGTAATGATTGACTACAGTTGATCATAGGGCAGAGAGAAGCTAGccagttaaaatatatttgtggatTCATCAAGAGTTTATCCCAAAACAGTAGTAGGAGGTACCACTACACCCTTGTGACACTTAAGTTAAACTCCAGTAATGGGGGTTGTCATTGTTTACACGTCTCTGAATGCACCACCCTTGAAAACCCACATTTGTTCATTTATACTCCAACATCTGGTCACTTCAGCCAtagaaaataacataaaaagtctAAATAACGTCTTGGCgtcatttgtatttgtttatcagTCATGTCCGTTAACGTTACACATTCATAATTCTAACGCTTGTTATTTTCCTTGCGACTCACATGACGAAAGTCGATCAACAGGGAAATAGACCACGAACATAAactgcaaacaacaacaacaaaacatgccAGTGCCACTccaaatctgtgaatgaatctTTTAAAAGAACGAATCGTCTAAAACCCCGACTCGTTCCATCCATGAAGTTGGCGAGTTCGTTCGATAAAGTCTAACCAATGAAAGGCTCCTTCACAGCCCTAACTCGAATGCTATTGGCTGGAACTATAGTCAGGCAGAAAACGAGTCAGTAGAGATCAGGAACGACTCGTTCGTTCTAAAAGAGTCATTCACGAAAAACACGACAACAAAGTGACGTTTGTTCTGCAGATGCGAAATTATCAATAGGTTCATTTACCGTGTTTTACAGGAACACATTTATTATGACATAGGAACTTTAACTGATTTTGTTTACGATTAACAGTGCACATcttctttatttaacattaacagTGCACCTGCGACAAGTGGCCATCTATTACATTAATAGAAAGTTAACATATAAAATCAACATATatgcatacctgtcaagtatcccgttttggccgggaaagtcacgtattttacccttctttcccgccgtcctcccgtattagtattttcccgtaaatctcccgtatttttatttttttatttttttacctgcgttattaataaaataataataataaaaacattcccaatctgagctctgtcactagtctcgcgataactcccacctgtagtagcctgtcgcgaggggtgtgtgaggtcagatgacatgagttataacgtgggaaaaacaacaacaacaaaagaaaaaacagagacggataatggatgctacgatagagagtgaaggcacacctgccaaaaaaacaaaacccatgtgtaaataccgtgataaatgggacagcgaatttacttttttaaagaatgcaaagtctgcaccaaattggtacaacaactcactaaaagagtaaaagaaaagttgtgaaatgaaaagaaaaactgtaaaagaaaagcaatatgaaatgaaaagaatgtgtggaattaaaataaaatgtaaatgtaaaaacaagcaatgttaaattaacagaaaatatgcaaataagcctttaaataaatgctcttcatatatacccttttgtgttttcatttgggctataacacctgtcttaaaatgtaagggatactggagctttgttggggtggtgggactgctcgcaatgggcgctggaaaatttcccttattttcaaatccaaaacttgacaggtatgcaTATATGCTACTTCAGCAGCACTACGTTAAGTTGCTTTGTGTAAAAAGACTGTTCTAAATAAgcaatgactttttttcttcaaaaggTGGCAGTATTCAACAAGTCAGCTAATATAATCcgaaaactataaaaataaataaaaacaacaacatacatttGTAACATTCAAAACGCGTGAAATGGCACACTAAAGTATGTACAAATTTAGTCATACTTCACAGTTAGCCTATTTTGTTTCACCAAAACAGCGGAGGTGACAGCGTCATACTGTGTATGACATCATTCTTCCTGTTATCAGTGTCTTCCAGCTCCATCTGGGGAGAAGAGTACAGTACAACATCACAAGCCCTCATTTACAAGTACCAAACAACTTCAAAGTCATTTTCATTGTGCAGGAAATTGCTAAGTGGAAACAATGTGTAAATTTTCACGACTAAAACCTGCATTCTAGTTCTCTgtctttctatttcaaatgttCATGGAAGATCCAGGGAGATGTTCTTTATGAGCCAGAACTTATAGCCTTAAAGgtatagtccacccaaaaatgaaaat
The Carassius auratus strain Wakin chromosome 31, ASM336829v1, whole genome shotgun sequence DNA segment above includes these coding regions:
- the LOC113050471 gene encoding glycerate kinase-like → MAQIIALSRFLHLKHPLPVKLASLCFRSMSSLDTRARAVFSAAVEGVQPDIVVRRSLERHGDKLLVGGQSFTLANNLYLVGFGKAVLGMAAEAERIVGDHLIKGVVSVPHGIQKTLYIHGKEKMLLKKNSRITVMEGAKKNLPDTDAQKSAECIRELASGLTEKDLLLVLISGGGSALLPAPAPPMSLQEKQDVTRKLAAAGATIQELNTVRRALSLLKGGGLAQCANPAQVVALILSDVIGDPLDLIASGPTVMSDFKPEEVWAILDRYKLSFSLPSSMNEVLSKGRAHYGSQVQKQAEVQKDHVLNVVIGSNTIALECASRKAVELGLRPIILSPGICGDVHSVARLYGLLSRFACSPEKETPPELTAEILQLGPEVGVESWDLCRTMNMLVEERKEGWGVTCLLAGGEPTVKLTGKGRGGRNQELALRVGLELSRDEVKSAAVFLSGGTDGQDGPTEAAGAITDGELMKEAMSQGLDIKVSLIDNDSFTFFSQLSEGRRLLMPGLTGTNVMDVHAMLLPLSAQRDFQ
- the LOC113050472 gene encoding T-cell leukemia translocation-altered gene protein homolog translates to MEESWDFEFLSRMVDNLVSFLSEFVDDWLANDMRVTVFKILFTWLIISLVAIHFAWKMYGNTVNDMYYRQGTGGQNGGAPDTAPHLSGWESAAGDAMKTHRE